The DNA window AGGTAGAAACATTGAAAGTTAAATACCATGACCAGTTTATTAAATATGGAAAATATGGATTGTTCCTCTTTGTTTGGCTCCCTTTTTGGATGACAGGACCTGTGGTGGGAGCTATTATTGGATTTTTAATTGGTTTAAAACACTACACCACGATTGTGGTGGTACTTTTAGGAACTTCACTTGCTATTGTAGTATGGGCGCTGTTTTTAAATCAACTGACCAGCTTTTTACTCACCTTTAGCAGCAGTGCGATTTGGATTTTGTTTATTTTGATTATTGCCATTGTGGCATTTATAAAATTGCAAAACAGGAACGTTTAGGCTTTTTTAATAAAGAGTGCTAAAAATGAGAGCAGTGCAAAAAGGCTTGAGTATAAGAAGAGATTCTCTCCATATAACCACCCAGCAATTACTGCACCTAAGAAACCACCCAACCCATAAGCAACACCATACATAAACTGTTGTGCGAGTTTTTTGTTGCTGTATAAAGAGTATAAGTAGATAATCACAGCACTGTGGTACAGACCAAAAGAAAAAGCGTGCATACTTTGGGTGATAAACGTAATGGTCAAAGACTCTGGAAATGCATAAAGTAAGAACCATCGAAGTGCGGTCATGGCAACTGAGAACTTGATGATGACCAATAAATTATTCTTTAAAATAGGGGCTTGGAAATAAAGCATCACAATCTCACACAATACTCCTAATGTCCATAAATACGAAGTCATCTCTAAACTGATACCGTGTTCGGTTTCATAGATAGTAAAGAAGTTATAAAAACCTCCAAAGCTCATCTGCATCAAAAAGATACTCAACCAAAATGGCCAATATTTTAAAAATGAGAAGGGTTCATGCACTGTATTTGTTGATTCATGCTGCACATCATATGTGAGTAGAAGCAGTGAAAAAATCACGGTTAATATGTTTGTAGCTAAGTAGTAATGCAGAGCAATATAGGGATTGGTTAAAAACTGTGCGAGTACGAGTGATATAAGCATAAATCCAATTGAGCCAAAGAGTCTGGATTTACCGTATCGCTCTTTTCCTAACTCTTTTAAAGCTATGACTTCAATGTAAGGCAGAATCAGACTCAAACAGACTCCCAAAATAGCATTGTTAAACATAAACGCATAGAAGTTATCAATGGTAAAGTAAAAAAGCGTTGAAGAGAGCACGGAAAGAAAGAGTGCTTTTTTAAACATGCTTTGGTCAAGCTTGACGTGTTTTAAAAACAGAAATGGTGTTGCAAATCGCATTAATGGTGCAAGTGCAAAGATGATTCCAATGTGTGCTGGAGAGTAGCCTATATCATGCAGTACTTTGGGTAAAAAGATGATATAAACCCCAACGGCTGCAAAATAGAAAAAATAAAATGCTGAGAGTTTAAAAAAAAACATCAATCATTCACAACATAAGTGTGTGAAAAAATGTCTTGAAAGGTTCGTTTGTCTTTTCTGAAAAAAGGGATGAGCATTAAAATAAGTGACACAACACTCAAAAGCGTGGCAACATATCTTATGAGTACTTGAATAAAGTTTGGACGTTGTTGGTCATGGTTGACAATCTTTACATCATAGGCTTTCATTCCGGGGGTTTGATTTTTGACTGCCCAGAAAAAAATAATAACGATACTGTGCATGAATAGAATAAGCAACCATCCTGTGGTTCTGTCTTGTGCAAAGGCTTCACCACTTCCCATGATCAAATAAACTACCAGATAAAAAATAGGTGTAGTGATTAAAAAGGTGTCTGTTAAAAAAGCTTTTAACCGTGCAGAGAGAGGAGCAATGGGAAGAGTGTTTGAAGAGGTGTTTACCTCTTCCTCTTTAGACGTTACTTTACCTTGCTTTATATCTCTCCATTTGGCCATTAGTTACCTCGACTACCTGGCTTATAAGCAACACTTCCCTCTTTACACATTGGACAATCTTCAGGAGCATACATCTCAAATGTAAAATCATCCAGTGCAAACAGTGGTTTGTCTAAAGGCAATTTGCAGTTATCTTTGGCTTGGATATCGCTTCCTATTCGTGAACAGAAACCTCGGTTTGCTAATGCAGCGTATGCTACAATTTCACCCCCATCTTGTTCAACTTGTTTAGCGGCTTCTAAAGCACTTCCACCTGTGGTAATAATATCTTCACAGATGATATACTTTTCACCCTCTTGTACTTCAAATCCTCGTCGGATTGTCATCTCTCCATCCACACGTTCTGCAAAGATGAATCGTACGTCAAGGGCAGTTGCCAATGCAAAACCAGCAATCAATCCACCTAAAGCAGGAGAGCATACTGCATCCACTTGAATACCTGCTTCTTTAATTTGTTTAGCTAAAGCTTCAGCTAAAAGCTTCGCAGTTTTAGGGTCTTCTAAAACCTTTGCAGATTGTAAATAAAACTGCGAATGATTTCCACTGCTTAATTTGAAGTGACCTTCAAGTAAGGCTTGAGCATCTTTATAAATTTGTTCTACGTTCATATCTTTCCAATTATACTTTTAAAATTTCTGCTTCTTTAGCTTTGAATGTGTCGTCCGCTTTTGCAACATAAGCATCTGTGATTTTTTGGATTTCGTCTTGAGCTTTTTTGTTCTCATCTTCTGTAATTTCTTTATCTTTATGAAGCTTTTTCACTTTGTCATTGGCGTGTTTTCTTACGTTTCTGATAGCTACTTTTGCATCATCGGTCATGGCTTTTGCTTGTTTTGCACTCTCACCTCTTTGCTCAACGGTCATTGGAGGGAAGAAAAGTTTAATGAAGTCACCATCATTGTTTGGATTAACACCAATGTTTGCTTCTTGAATGGCTCTTTCTATGTCATGTAAAAGGTTTTTTTCCCATGGGTTTACTGCAATGGTAGTTGCATCAATTGCGGTAACTGAACCTACTTGGTTCAGTGGGGTGGGTGTCCCATAATAATCAATTGAAACGCCATCTAGTACTGCTGGACTTACTTTTCCTGTTCGTACTGTTTTGTAGTGTTGTTTTAAAGCCTCAATTGACTTTTCCATGTGTTCTTTTGTCTCTTGATAGATTTCTTCTAACATGTGTATGCTCCTTACTGTGTATTTATTTAATTAAAAGTTTGTTTGAAACGGTATAGTAGTCTGTACTTAATACGACTCGGACTCGATTCTTTTTAAGTTCAATGTTAA is part of the Candidatus Marinarcus aquaticus genome and encodes:
- a CDS encoding MFS transporter, giving the protein MFFFKLSAFYFFYFAAVGVYIIFLPKVLHDIGYSPAHIGIIFALAPLMRFATPFLFLKHVKLDQSMFKKALFLSVLSSTLFYFTIDNFYAFMFNNAILGVCLSLILPYIEVIALKELGKERYGKSRLFGSIGFMLISLVLAQFLTNPYIALHYYLATNILTVIFSLLLLTYDVQHESTNTVHEPFSFLKYWPFWLSIFLMQMSFGGFYNFFTIYETEHGISLEMTSYLWTLGVLCEIVMLYFQAPILKNNLLVIIKFSVAMTALRWFLLYAFPESLTITFITQSMHAFSFGLYHSAVIIYLYSLYSNKKLAQQFMYGVAYGLGGFLGAVIAGWLYGENLFLYSSLFALLSFLALFIKKA
- a CDS encoding RDD family protein, whose protein sequence is MAKWRDIKQGKVTSKEEEVNTSSNTLPIAPLSARLKAFLTDTFLITTPIFYLVVYLIMGSGEAFAQDRTTGWLLILFMHSIVIIFFWAVKNQTPGMKAYDVKIVNHDQQRPNFIQVLIRYVATLLSVVSLILMLIPFFRKDKRTFQDIFSHTYVVND
- the pyrE gene encoding orotate phosphoribosyltransferase, which encodes MNVEQIYKDAQALLEGHFKLSSGNHSQFYLQSAKVLEDPKTAKLLAEALAKQIKEAGIQVDAVCSPALGGLIAGFALATALDVRFIFAERVDGEMTIRRGFEVQEGEKYIICEDIITTGGSALEAAKQVEQDGGEIVAYAALANRGFCSRIGSDIQAKDNCKLPLDKPLFALDDFTFEMYAPEDCPMCKEGSVAYKPGSRGN
- the frr gene encoding ribosome recycling factor, which produces MLEEIYQETKEHMEKSIEALKQHYKTVRTGKVSPAVLDGVSIDYYGTPTPLNQVGSVTAIDATTIAVNPWEKNLLHDIERAIQEANIGVNPNNDGDFIKLFFPPMTVEQRGESAKQAKAMTDDAKVAIRNVRKHANDKVKKLHKDKEITEDENKKAQDEIQKITDAYVAKADDTFKAKEAEILKV